Proteins encoded by one window of Bacillus sp. DTU_2020_1000418_1_SI_GHA_SEK_038:
- a CDS encoding dipeptide ABC transporter ATP-binding protein, whose amino-acid sequence MSKQALLEVKELKQYFPIKGGILGRTVNHVKAVDDISFNIYEGETVSIVGESGCGKSTTGRAILRLDNPYSGEVYFQGENLLALSKSQMRKKRKDLQIIFQDPYASLNPRQTVSQILEEALEIQNVVPPRERRQKITELLETVGIGAHQIDRYPHEFSGGQRQRIGIARALSVNPKLIICDEAVSALDVSIQAQVLNLLKELQRDFKLTYLFISHDLGVVRHISDRIIVMYLGKIVEIADKKSLFNNPQHPYTKALLSAIPSTNVLQKKERVILKGDVPSPIDPPAGCRFHTRCPYAFDRCATMEPALHAIPGENHQVACHLAEEGPVDFSALKANY is encoded by the coding sequence ATGAGTAAGCAAGCATTATTAGAAGTGAAGGAGCTTAAGCAGTATTTCCCAATTAAAGGCGGTATTCTAGGTAGAACTGTTAACCACGTTAAAGCAGTTGATGACATTAGCTTTAATATATATGAAGGAGAAACGGTCAGCATAGTTGGAGAGTCCGGCTGCGGCAAATCGACAACTGGCAGAGCGATCCTTCGATTGGATAATCCTTATTCTGGTGAAGTGTATTTCCAAGGCGAGAATTTACTTGCATTAAGCAAATCACAAATGAGAAAAAAACGAAAAGATTTGCAAATCATATTCCAAGATCCGTATGCTTCATTAAATCCACGTCAAACAGTAAGTCAGATTTTAGAAGAAGCACTGGAGATCCAAAATGTTGTACCGCCTAGAGAAAGAAGACAAAAAATTACTGAGTTACTTGAAACAGTAGGAATTGGAGCTCACCAGATTGACCGCTACCCACATGAATTCAGTGGAGGACAGCGTCAGCGAATTGGCATTGCCCGTGCGCTTTCTGTAAATCCAAAGCTGATAATTTGTGATGAAGCCGTTTCAGCACTTGACGTGTCTATTCAAGCACAGGTATTAAACCTACTAAAGGAATTGCAAAGGGATTTCAAGCTAACCTATTTATTTATCTCCCATGATCTTGGTGTAGTACGCCATATTTCAGATCGAATCATTGTTATGTACTTAGGCAAGATTGTGGAAATCGCAGATAAAAAATCCTTATTTAATAATCCGCAGCATCCTTATACAAAGGCATTATTATCTGCAATTCCTAGTACGAATGTATTACAGAAAAAAGAACGGGTCATTCTCAAAGGAGATGTACCATCACCGATAGATCCACCAGCCGGATGCCGTTTTCACACACGCTGCCCATATGCTTTTGATCGCTGTGCAACAATGGAACCAGCCCTGCATGCCATTCCTGGGGAGAATCATCAAGTGGCCTGCCATTTAGCGGAGGAAGGTCCTGTCGATTTCTCTGCATTAAAAGCTAACTATTAA
- a CDS encoding MBL fold metallo-hydrolase has protein sequence MSTTNLGYNVSLIDAFDIGKERRTGSYVLHDDDVTIIETSASPSIPYVLKGLEELGIELTEVKNIIVTHIHLDHAGGVGLLLNHCPNAKVIVHPRGKRHLADPSRLIQGAKAVYGDKFNELFDPILPVPEDRLVIKEDGEKIKIGKERMLTFMDTPGHANHHFSIHDSLSNGIFTGDTIGVYYPQVFDQGVELFLPSTSPNQFDPETMLHSMKKISSLHVERIYFGHYGMTANPDEVYKQIEYWLPIFMAAGEKVWAENPTASFDAKQKAIFLLLLDEVHQFLSNNKIVLNGDISEIIQLDLTVGSMGILDYLTKREK, from the coding sequence ATGAGTACAACAAATTTAGGATATAATGTATCTCTTATCGATGCATTCGATATCGGAAAAGAAAGAAGAACAGGTTCCTATGTTCTTCATGATGACGATGTAACGATTATTGAAACGAGCGCGAGTCCCTCTATTCCATATGTGCTGAAAGGTTTAGAAGAATTAGGTATAGAGTTAACAGAAGTAAAAAATATAATTGTCACACATATACATCTTGATCATGCCGGCGGTGTTGGTTTATTGCTTAATCATTGCCCGAATGCTAAAGTAATTGTTCATCCTCGCGGCAAACGTCATCTTGCTGATCCCTCTAGACTGATTCAAGGAGCGAAGGCCGTTTATGGTGATAAATTTAATGAGCTCTTTGATCCCATTTTGCCAGTGCCAGAGGATCGTTTGGTAATCAAAGAGGACGGGGAAAAGATAAAAATCGGAAAAGAACGTATGCTGACATTTATGGATACACCAGGTCATGCTAACCATCATTTTTCTATACATGATTCATTAAGTAATGGGATATTTACTGGCGATACAATCGGAGTTTATTATCCTCAAGTTTTCGATCAGGGGGTTGAGTTATTTCTTCCGTCCACCTCACCGAATCAATTTGATCCTGAAACCATGCTTCATTCCATGAAAAAAATTTCATCCCTTCATGTCGAGAGAATTTACTTTGGCCATTACGGAATGACAGCTAATCCTGATGAGGTTTACAAGCAAATTGAATATTGGCTTCCTATATTTATGGCTGCTGGGGAAAAAGTATGGGCAGAAAACCCGACTGCATCATTTGATGCGAAGCAGAAAGCCATTTTTCTTCTGTTATTGGATGAGGTACATCAATTTTTATCCAATAATAAAATAGTTTTAAATGGAGATATTTCTGAAATTATTCAGCTTGATTTGACTGTTGGATCAATGGGAATATTAGATTATTTAACAAAAAGAGAAAAATAA
- the proC gene encoding pyrroline-5-carboxylate reductase, with protein sequence MNRKIGFIGAGKMAQAMIGGILHADKVPAANMMASAASKETVRKVMERFSIQVTTDNKKVAKHADVLFLAIKPNLHQSIIEEIKDSIKPDSLIITIAAGISLQFLEKSFPRKVKAIRSMPNTPSLIGEGMSVLCANKFVTKEELEEVLSIYSCFGRAEVVHESLMDSIPAISASSPAYVYMFIEALADGGVKNGLSREQSYKLAAQAVLGAAKMILETGKHPGELKDEVCTPGGATIEAVAELEKKGFRAAVLSAMEKCTEKTKALTNH encoded by the coding sequence TTGAATAGAAAGATTGGGTTCATAGGTGCTGGAAAAATGGCGCAGGCGATGATAGGCGGAATCCTTCATGCGGATAAAGTTCCAGCTGCGAATATGATGGCAAGTGCGGCTTCAAAGGAGACAGTCAGGAAAGTGATGGAAAGGTTCTCTATCCAGGTAACAACAGATAATAAAAAAGTTGCCAAGCATGCTGATGTACTTTTCCTCGCAATTAAGCCAAATCTACACCAGTCTATTATTGAGGAAATTAAAGATTCCATTAAGCCTGATTCGCTCATTATTACAATTGCTGCAGGTATCAGCCTGCAATTCCTTGAGAAATCATTTCCCCGGAAGGTAAAAGCGATACGGTCCATGCCGAATACACCTTCTTTAATTGGAGAGGGGATGAGTGTCCTTTGTGCAAACAAATTTGTGACGAAAGAGGAATTGGAAGAAGTTCTTAGCATTTATTCGTGCTTCGGACGGGCTGAAGTCGTCCATGAGAGCTTAATGGATTCAATTCCAGCTATTAGCGCATCGTCACCTGCCTATGTGTATATGTTTATTGAGGCATTAGCAGATGGAGGAGTCAAAAACGGATTATCAAGAGAGCAGTCCTATAAATTAGCAGCCCAAGCTGTATTAGGAGCTGCGAAAATGATTCTTGAAACGGGAAAACATCCGGGGGAGCTTAAGGATGAGGTTTGTACCCCTGGAGGAGCAACCATTGAGGCAGTAGCCGAGCTTGAGAAAAAGGGATTTCGTGCCGCTGTCCTCTCGGCAATGGAGAAATGCACAGAGAAAACAAAAGCACTTACTAATCATTAA
- a CDS encoding ABC transporter permease, which produces MFIYILRRLIQTIPVMIGVTLAVFLMMHLIPGDPAQIMAGENANPEQVEQMRENLGLNDPLYEQYFRYVSNAVQGDLGTSIRTNRAVSNEIFDSRFWITVQLAVFGTVLAVLGGLIAGIVSATRKGSLADISLMLVALFGFSMPNFLLGIMLIYFFAVNLGWLPVVGWGSFEHMILPVITLGTVGAAIIARMTRSSMLEVIDQDYIRTAYAKGVSDRLVIYKHALRNALVPVVTVVGLQFGGLLGGAVITETVFAINGLGRLIIDSIRAHDFPMVQGTILVCAVLFVIVNTLVDVTYRFINKRIDLN; this is translated from the coding sequence ATGTTTATATATATTCTTCGAAGATTAATCCAGACAATCCCTGTCATGATCGGGGTTACTCTAGCAGTATTTTTAATGATGCACTTAATTCCAGGAGATCCTGCTCAAATCATGGCTGGAGAGAACGCTAATCCTGAGCAGGTCGAACAGATGCGAGAGAATTTAGGTTTGAACGATCCTTTATATGAACAATATTTCCGTTATGTTTCCAATGCTGTTCAAGGTGATCTAGGAACATCTATCCGGACGAATCGTGCTGTATCCAATGAAATATTCGATTCACGGTTTTGGATTACTGTTCAGCTTGCCGTTTTTGGTACGGTACTGGCTGTTTTAGGGGGGCTAATTGCGGGAATCGTTTCCGCTACAAGGAAAGGATCACTCGCTGATATTTCTCTCATGCTTGTAGCACTTTTCGGCTTCTCAATGCCGAATTTTTTACTCGGAATTATGTTAATTTATTTCTTTGCTGTCAATCTAGGTTGGCTTCCTGTTGTCGGTTGGGGTTCTTTTGAACATATGATTTTGCCGGTTATTACGTTAGGAACTGTTGGTGCAGCGATTATTGCCCGAATGACTCGTTCAAGTATGCTTGAAGTTATTGATCAGGATTATATTCGCACAGCCTATGCAAAAGGTGTTAGCGATCGGTTAGTTATTTACAAACATGCTCTGCGTAATGCTTTAGTTCCTGTTGTTACGGTTGTCGGCCTGCAATTTGGAGGTTTACTAGGGGGAGCAGTTATAACAGAAACGGTTTTTGCCATTAATGGTTTAGGACGCTTGATCATCGATTCTATTCGTGCACATGATTTCCCGATGGTACAAGGGACGATTCTAGTTTGTGCTGTTCTCTTCGTAATTGTTAATACACTTGTGGATGTTACATACCGTTTCATTAACAAACGGATTGATTTGAACTAA
- a CDS encoding dihydroorotate dehydrogenase — protein MPDWSYHPLFKPWLSRLSGSAGREFIHRGMGVIASLPGGKYLIEFLGHMQPSPTIGKRLFNCTFSSPIGLSGKIDPLLTGTRAFSHLGFGFIEVGPVSVNPNESKETARFDVQTGTILFPKPLESIGINQTVQRLKNLKPAIPLFIRLNTNTLKSMDEIEKLSKPLESFADAYVIDNLTLLNSNQFIEMIANESKKPIILAIPHNNIGTSIIHIQSLISSNLIHGLLIEEANDAPLHERQTMKIADALKLLQEKEIVGIPIIISGGVYEPEDAILLHDFGADLIMLTDGYVSSGPGLPKRINEALADSIGIDEEIDIIQGWKWYWLFGLIIFCGGLLALIFSMTRVILPYDEAFIQMTKEELLALNPNILKFMAHDRMTLAGTMISGSILYMQLAKNGVRLGVHWARKAINIAAISGFLGILLFIGYGYFDWLHGLFWLILLPFFIWGVYQTKGAVHSPVSKNRRNTLNWKKSLWGQLCFVILGFSFVIGGVVISTIGITSIFVPTDIGFICIPPEILNEINNRLIPVIAHDRAGFGSALFSVGLLVLMMGLWGYHEGAKWVWYSFLFGGLPAFSAGILTHLFIGYTTFIHLLPAYFALLLYIAGLILSKGFLFDSENLQNEKKRQMPS, from the coding sequence ATGCCTGATTGGTCATATCACCCTTTGTTTAAGCCATGGCTTTCCCGGCTATCCGGTTCGGCCGGAAGAGAATTCATTCACAGGGGAATGGGTGTGATTGCTAGTTTACCAGGCGGAAAATACCTGATCGAATTTCTTGGACATATGCAGCCATCTCCTACAATAGGCAAAAGGTTATTTAACTGCACATTTTCAAGCCCAATTGGTTTAAGTGGAAAAATAGACCCGTTATTGACTGGAACAAGAGCATTTTCTCATCTTGGCTTTGGTTTCATTGAGGTAGGTCCTGTCAGTGTGAATCCTAATGAGTCTAAAGAGACAGCTAGATTTGATGTGCAAACAGGGACCATTCTTTTTCCAAAGCCTCTTGAATCAATAGGGATCAACCAAACAGTGCAAAGGTTAAAGAATCTAAAGCCTGCCATTCCTTTATTTATTAGATTAAATACCAATACGCTTAAAAGTATGGATGAAATAGAAAAACTTTCAAAGCCATTAGAGTCCTTTGCTGATGCATATGTGATTGATAATCTTACATTGCTAAACTCCAATCAGTTTATAGAGATGATTGCAAATGAAAGCAAGAAACCGATTATTCTTGCCATTCCACACAATAATATAGGTACCTCTATTATTCACATTCAATCACTCATAAGCTCTAATCTAATTCATGGATTATTAATTGAGGAAGCGAATGATGCCCCACTTCATGAGAGACAGACAATGAAGATAGCAGATGCTTTAAAGCTTCTACAGGAAAAGGAAATTGTGGGGATTCCTATTATTATTTCAGGGGGAGTATATGAGCCTGAAGACGCTATTCTGCTTCATGATTTTGGAGCAGATCTAATCATGCTAACAGATGGCTATGTCTCATCTGGCCCAGGCCTTCCTAAAAGAATTAACGAAGCACTTGCTGATTCTATAGGAATAGATGAAGAAATAGATATCATACAAGGCTGGAAATGGTATTGGCTATTTGGGTTAATTATTTTCTGCGGGGGACTTCTTGCTCTCATCTTTAGCATGACCCGTGTCATTCTCCCATATGATGAAGCATTTATCCAAATGACTAAAGAGGAATTACTTGCCTTAAATCCAAACATCCTTAAATTTATGGCTCATGATCGGATGACCCTTGCTGGAACAATGATTTCTGGGTCAATTCTTTATATGCAGCTCGCAAAAAACGGAGTGCGTTTAGGAGTTCATTGGGCGAGGAAGGCCATTAATATTGCTGCCATTTCAGGATTTTTAGGAATACTTTTATTTATCGGATATGGATACTTTGATTGGCTGCATGGTTTATTTTGGCTCATCCTGCTTCCATTTTTCATATGGGGAGTTTATCAAACAAAAGGAGCCGTTCATTCTCCCGTTTCAAAAAACCGCAGAAATACTTTGAATTGGAAAAAATCACTTTGGGGGCAGCTTTGCTTCGTCATCTTGGGATTTTCATTTGTCATTGGCGGAGTCGTCATCTCAACTATTGGGATAACAAGTATTTTTGTCCCGACAGATATTGGGTTTATCTGTATCCCTCCTGAGATTCTTAATGAAATAAATAACCGGCTAATTCCAGTCATTGCCCATGATCGGGCCGGATTTGGGAGTGCCTTATTTAGTGTCGGGCTGCTTGTACTCATGATGGGCCTTTGGGGCTATCATGAAGGGGCTAAATGGGTATGGTACTCCTTTTTATTTGGGGGCCTGCCAGCCTTTTCAGCCGGTATCTTAACTCATTTATTTATTGGCTATACGACCTTTATTCACCTTCTTCCAGCATACTTTGCCTTACTTCTTTATATTGCTGGGCTTATTTTATCAAAGGGGTTTTTATTTGATAGTGAAAATCTGCAAAATGAAAAAAAACGGCAAATGCCTTCATAG
- a CDS encoding response regulator transcription factor, translating into MTTNGKILIVEDELSIRKLIAFNLQRSNFEVMEAGEGNLALKLVEEYKPSLVILDLMLPDMDGFEICTAIREKTPQLPIIILSARGQDMDKIMGLELGADDYIVKPFNPLELVARIRTVLRRTEMIPQTAKASKLEAGPYVIDIKTQRVYKSGQLLKLTPREFQIMKYFFEKLNEPITRDEFLDEVWGLNYFGDPKTVDVHIRRLREKIEDDPSNPLYLKTIWGFGYCFEEGEKLG; encoded by the coding sequence ATGACGACAAACGGAAAAATATTAATTGTTGAAGATGAGCTATCTATACGTAAATTAATTGCTTTTAATCTACAAAGATCTAATTTTGAGGTAATGGAGGCTGGTGAAGGAAATCTTGCCTTAAAGTTAGTTGAAGAGTATAAGCCATCGTTAGTTATTCTTGATCTCATGCTTCCTGACATGGATGGATTTGAGATATGCACTGCGATAAGGGAAAAGACCCCCCAGCTGCCAATCATTATCCTCTCAGCACGAGGGCAGGATATGGATAAAATTATGGGTCTTGAGCTTGGGGCAGATGATTATATTGTGAAGCCTTTTAATCCGCTTGAGCTCGTAGCAAGAATAAGGACTGTGTTAAGAAGAACAGAAATGATACCTCAGACGGCCAAGGCTTCAAAGTTAGAGGCAGGCCCCTACGTAATTGATATTAAAACACAAAGAGTCTATAAATCTGGACAGCTGCTAAAGTTAACTCCCCGTGAATTTCAAATAATGAAATATTTCTTTGAAAAGTTAAATGAACCCATTACAAGAGATGAATTCCTTGATGAGGTATGGGGATTAAATTATTTTGGAGACCCTAAAACAGTTGATGTGCATATTAGAAGGCTTAGAGAAAAAATTGAAGATGATCCTTCAAATCCATTATATTTGAAAACGATTTGGGGATTTGGGTATTGCTTTGAGGAAGGCGAGAAGCTGGGATGA
- a CDS encoding ABC transporter ATP-binding protein, whose product MTIQKTEKILEVKGLRTSFFTDEGEVKAVDGVDFSIERGKTLGIVGESGSGKSITSLSILRLLQEPIGKIVGGEVYFKGENLLEKSKKQMMDIRGNNISMIFQEPMTSLNPTLTCGEQIAESIRIHQKLNRRDAWIKAIDMLSLVGIPSPEKRAKQYPFELSGGMRQRVMIAIALACNPELLIADEPTTALDVTIQAQILELIKKLQDELGTSLMIITHDLGVVAEMCDKVAVMYCGKVVEYADVESIFTDPKHPYTIGLLNSVPKHDEDVEGDLSVIHGQVPSPFKLPLGCRFAPRCPHAREVCHSELPELRDTPDGDKVRCWIYTDKWEKQEGVAASHE is encoded by the coding sequence ATGACAATACAAAAAACTGAAAAAATTCTTGAGGTAAAAGGATTGCGAACGTCCTTCTTTACAGATGAAGGAGAAGTAAAAGCAGTAGATGGTGTTGATTTTTCAATAGAAAGAGGGAAAACGCTTGGAATTGTTGGTGAGTCCGGCTCAGGTAAAAGTATTACTTCCCTTTCGATTCTTCGTCTTCTCCAAGAGCCAATTGGGAAAATTGTTGGCGGGGAAGTCTATTTCAAGGGCGAAAATCTATTAGAAAAATCGAAAAAGCAGATGATGGATATCCGTGGTAATAATATTTCGATGATTTTCCAAGAGCCAATGACATCTTTGAATCCGACATTAACATGTGGGGAACAGATTGCGGAATCCATTCGCATTCATCAGAAGCTAAACCGCAGGGACGCATGGATAAAAGCAATTGATATGCTGAGTTTGGTAGGTATCCCTTCACCCGAAAAACGTGCTAAGCAATATCCGTTTGAGCTTTCAGGGGGTATGCGCCAACGGGTTATGATAGCGATTGCATTGGCATGTAATCCAGAATTATTAATTGCTGATGAGCCGACTACTGCACTGGATGTTACGATCCAGGCTCAAATTCTTGAACTGATAAAAAAGCTCCAGGACGAACTTGGCACATCACTTATGATTATTACTCATGATCTTGGAGTAGTAGCAGAAATGTGTGATAAGGTAGCGGTTATGTATTGTGGAAAGGTTGTAGAATATGCAGATGTAGAATCCATATTCACAGACCCTAAGCATCCATATACGATCGGTTTATTAAACTCAGTTCCTAAACATGATGAAGATGTAGAGGGAGATCTTTCTGTTATTCATGGTCAAGTCCCAAGTCCATTTAAATTACCGCTTGGCTGCCGATTTGCTCCTCGGTGCCCGCATGCAAGAGAAGTTTGTCATTCCGAGCTGCCGGAGCTAAGAGATACTCCAGATGGTGATAAGGTTCGCTGCTGGATTTATACAGATAAATGGGAGAAACAAGAGGGGGTTGCAGCTAGCCATGAGTAA
- a CDS encoding CoA pyrophosphatase → MDLQKIINKLKNRTPSILGSEKFSKYAILIPLIQMEDDIHLLFEVRSLQLRRQPGEVCFPGGRVDRTDRDEKHTAIRETSEELGIKEDHIHHVFPLDYMISPFGTIIYPYVGHIGNPEMMKLNRSEVEETFTVPLSYLKKTEPETFQIRFRVEPEKDFPFNQIVGGKNYDWQTRKMEECFYYYEDRVIWGLTARILKHFIEILNADVLDPFDEE, encoded by the coding sequence ATGGATCTTCAGAAAATAATAAATAAGCTTAAAAATCGTACACCTTCTATTCTAGGAAGTGAGAAATTTTCTAAATATGCCATATTAATTCCTCTTATTCAAATGGAAGATGATATTCATCTTTTATTCGAGGTTCGTTCTCTGCAATTAAGAAGACAGCCGGGTGAAGTATGCTTTCCGGGAGGAAGGGTCGATAGGACAGATCGCGATGAAAAGCATACGGCAATAAGGGAGACTTCAGAAGAGTTAGGGATAAAAGAGGATCATATTCATCATGTTTTTCCGTTAGACTATATGATTTCTCCGTTTGGAACGATTATCTATCCTTACGTTGGACACATTGGAAATCCGGAAATGATGAAGCTTAACCGAAGTGAAGTGGAGGAGACCTTCACTGTACCGCTATCCTACTTAAAGAAAACAGAACCCGAAACCTTTCAAATCCGCTTTCGAGTCGAGCCTGAAAAAGATTTCCCATTTAACCAAATTGTCGGCGGAAAAAATTATGATTGGCAAACGAGAAAAATGGAAGAGTGTTTTTATTATTATGAAGACAGAGTCATCTGGGGTTTAACAGCAAGAATTCTTAAGCATTTTATAGAAATCCTTAACGCGGATGTCCTTGACCCCTTTGATGAAGAGTAG
- a CDS encoding L-cystine transporter, which translates to MTTGLVIVNIAIMLLIIIGLFYMQKKHISFSKRVFTALGLGIVFGFALQLIYGPTSEVVAESTAWINIVGGGYVKFLQMIVMPLVFISILTAFTKLKLSNNIGKISTLIIGLLIATTAVSAGVGIATTLGFNLESVQITQGDAEVARGEMIEQRNLEMQGKTFPQQILELLPANPFLDLTGARPTSTISVVIFAAFLGFAFLGVRRKAPEQAELFSKIVDAFYAVIMRVVTIILRLTPYGVLAIMTKTVALSDFDAILKLGKFVLASYVALLVMFLIHLLLLTFAGLNPITYVKKAFPVLTFAFTSRSSAGALPLNIQTQKSLGVPDGIANFSGSFGLSIGQNGCAGIYPAMLAIMIAPTVGINPLSPSFIATVIAVVAISSFGVAGVGGGATFAAILVLSALNLPVALAGLLISIEPLIDMGRTALNVSGSMTSGLLTSRMTGEIDSSVYNNMDKKIEAEA; encoded by the coding sequence ATGACAACAGGGCTTGTTATCGTAAATATTGCCATTATGTTATTAATTATTATTGGCCTGTTCTATATGCAGAAAAAACATATATCATTTTCAAAACGTGTTTTTACTGCATTAGGATTAGGGATTGTGTTTGGTTTTGCCTTACAGCTTATTTATGGCCCCACTTCAGAGGTAGTTGCTGAATCAACAGCATGGATTAACATTGTTGGCGGAGGTTATGTAAAGTTTCTGCAAATGATTGTTATGCCACTTGTGTTTATTTCGATATTAACTGCCTTTACGAAGCTGAAATTAAGCAATAATATTGGTAAGATTAGTACTCTTATTATTGGCTTGCTAATTGCAACAACAGCTGTATCAGCCGGTGTAGGTATTGCTACAACTTTAGGCTTTAATTTGGAGTCTGTTCAAATTACTCAAGGTGATGCTGAAGTAGCCCGGGGTGAAATGATAGAGCAAAGAAATCTTGAAATGCAGGGTAAGACATTCCCACAGCAGATTTTGGAATTACTTCCAGCTAACCCATTCTTGGATTTAACAGGTGCACGTCCAACATCAACGATTTCAGTTGTTATCTTTGCAGCATTTCTTGGGTTTGCCTTTTTAGGTGTTAGAAGAAAGGCGCCTGAACAAGCTGAATTATTCTCGAAAATTGTAGATGCATTTTACGCAGTAATCATGCGTGTTGTGACGATAATTTTACGCTTAACTCCATATGGCGTCCTTGCCATTATGACAAAGACCGTAGCATTAAGTGATTTCGATGCGATATTAAAGCTCGGCAAGTTTGTGCTCGCGTCCTATGTCGCATTGCTCGTTATGTTCCTAATTCATTTATTGTTGCTGACATTTGCTGGACTTAATCCGATTACGTATGTGAAAAAGGCGTTCCCGGTACTAACCTTTGCCTTTACTTCACGTTCAAGTGCCGGTGCCTTGCCATTAAATATTCAAACACAGAAGTCTCTTGGAGTCCCTGATGGAATTGCCAACTTCTCTGGATCCTTTGGGCTTTCTATCGGCCAAAATGGTTGCGCTGGTATTTATCCGGCCATGCTCGCAATTATGATTGCACCAACAGTAGGAATTAATCCATTGTCACCATCATTCATCGCTACGGTTATTGCTGTTGTGGCAATTAGCTCTTTCGGTGTTGCTGGAGTTGGCGGCGGTGCAACCTTTGCAGCTATCTTAGTTTTATCCGCTTTGAATTTACCAGTTGCCTTAGCCGGTCTCTTGATATCAATCGAGCCGCTAATCGATATGGGGCGTACCGCACTTAATGTAAGTGGCTCTATGACATCAGGACTTCTAACGAGCCGAATGACTGGTGAAATTGATTCAAGTGTATATAACAATATGGATAAGAAAATTGAAGCAGAAGCATAA
- a CDS encoding ATP-binding protein yields MKKGIKKRLVWSYLILIIFTVVLYETIILSALYTYYMGGVKQALRDQGSMFSTFYEQYFESGNLSNQAEQLLSQYHFNIGAQVQIIDSDGTVLANTHDQGKLNLAALEDVKSGLNGTTGYWVGDNGGEQLLAVTQPILVGNEPIGAVRFISSIDNLYSVFIQNSMMLAGIGIIVILLVTCISYFLAASITKPISTITLAAEQMAAGFFATRIPKKKDDEIGKLADTLNFMAREVEKHEKLKNEFIASVSHELRTPLTSVKGWAVTLHSLSEDQMFKEGLEIISSESDRLNLMLGDLLDLSSLSTGKVEFLLANIDLSKLIREVAGQLHPRAERQKVNLEVIRMPEALIVKLDRNRMKQVLINILDNALKFTPQNGRITVRVERKEGITIIEIADTGKGIPPDDLPAITKKFYKGKYRGAGTGLGLAICYEIIQAHGGNLELNSKVGEGTTATISLPHQ; encoded by the coding sequence ATGAAGAAAGGGATTAAGAAGCGGCTAGTATGGAGTTATCTAATATTAATCATCTTTACAGTTGTTCTCTATGAGACTATTATTCTATCTGCCCTTTACACTTATTACATGGGTGGAGTCAAACAGGCTCTCAGAGATCAAGGATCCATGTTTTCGACCTTTTATGAGCAATATTTTGAGTCTGGAAACTTGTCTAATCAGGCGGAGCAGCTTCTTAGTCAATATCACTTTAACATCGGTGCGCAGGTGCAAATCATTGATTCTGATGGCACCGTTCTGGCAAATACTCATGACCAGGGAAAATTAAATCTGGCAGCACTTGAAGATGTTAAATCGGGTCTAAATGGAACAACTGGCTATTGGGTGGGCGATAACGGGGGTGAACAGCTGTTAGCAGTAACACAGCCAATTTTAGTGGGAAATGAGCCAATTGGAGCGGTCAGGTTCATTTCATCTATAGACAATCTATATTCTGTTTTTATTCAAAATTCTATGATGTTAGCTGGAATCGGAATCATTGTTATTTTGCTCGTAACATGTATTAGCTATTTCCTGGCAGCCTCCATTACAAAACCAATTAGCACGATCACATTGGCTGCAGAACAAATGGCTGCTGGTTTCTTTGCTACAAGAATTCCGAAGAAAAAAGATGATGAAATCGGCAAGCTGGCTGACACATTAAACTTTATGGCTAGAGAGGTTGAAAAGCACGAAAAGCTGAAGAATGAATTTATCGCATCCGTTTCACATGAATTAAGAACACCATTAACCTCTGTAAAAGGATGGGCTGTTACTTTACATTCGCTTTCTGAAGATCAGATGTTTAAAGAAGGGCTAGAAATCATTTCAAGTGAAAGTGACCGGCTAAATTTAATGCTAGGGGATTTGCTTGATTTATCTAGTTTATCAACTGGTAAAGTAGAATTTCTTTTAGCTAATATCGATTTATCAAAATTAATAAGGGAAGTTGCAGGGCAGCTGCACCCACGGGCAGAGAGGCAGAAGGTAAATTTAGAGGTAATCAGAATGCCTGAAGCCTTAATCGTTAAACTTGATCGAAACAGGATGAAGCAAGTATTGATTAACATCTTGGATAATGCTCTTAAATTTACACCTCAAAATGGAAGAATTACCGTTCGTGTTGAACGGAAAGAAGGAATAACAATCATTGAAATAGCTGACACAGGGAAAGGAATACCACCTGATGACCTGCCTGCCATAACGAAGAAATTTTATAAAGGTAAGTATCGCGGGGCCGGTACAGGGTTGGGGCTTGCTATTTGTTATGAAATTATTCAAGCCCATGGCGGAAATCTGGAGCTAAATAGTAAGGTTGGCGAAGGGACAACAGCCACTATATCCTTGCCTCATCAATAG